One window of Desulfobacca acetoxidans DSM 11109 genomic DNA carries:
- a CDS encoding PEP-CTERM sorting domain-containing protein, whose translation MRRKTPKNLLCFVVVAALFCLSTALAGASELTLHKEGTVLPGPNYDWWYGCSATSAGMMMGYYDRSGYGGLFYSNLVPGGVAEANTFPKLPAPNYNWGYLVNNSIASWGHVTDFYRFSNGTPDYYTGGGGGGGAYLNSGDDQAATHSFNCLADFMGTSQDAYNNVNGSTTFYFFTNGAKLYPYQLYAAGPDFYNSDGMYGMAEYFYYAGYGNNPSTDNKFFSQYIDAKISGGFTLAEYQAAIDAGQVVMIHVEGHSMFGYGYIPGTNTIYIHDTWADGDHTMTWGGYYSGLLHYGVTCFEPTGGAVPLPGAVLLMGSGLFRLLIWRRRNS comes from the coding sequence ATGAGACGCAAAACCCCCAAAAACCTTCTCTGTTTCGTGGTGGTGGCCGCCCTTTTCTGCCTGTCGACGGCCTTGGCTGGTGCCTCTGAACTCACGTTACATAAGGAGGGCACCGTTCTTCCCGGACCAAACTATGACTGGTGGTACGGGTGTTCGGCTACCTCCGCCGGTATGATGATGGGCTATTATGACCGCAGCGGCTACGGCGGGCTCTTCTACAGCAACCTGGTACCTGGCGGGGTGGCTGAAGCTAATACCTTTCCTAAGCTCCCTGCGCCCAACTATAATTGGGGTTATCTAGTGAACAACTCCATCGCCAGTTGGGGACATGTCACCGATTTTTATCGGTTTTCAAATGGCACGCCGGACTATTATACCGGTGGCGGCGGTGGCGGTGGCGCCTATCTTAATTCAGGCGACGATCAGGCTGCGACTCATTCCTTCAACTGTCTAGCCGACTTCATGGGCACCAGCCAGGATGCCTATAATAATGTCAATGGCTCCACAACGTTCTATTTTTTTACCAATGGGGCCAAGTTGTATCCCTACCAACTTTATGCTGCCGGTCCCGATTTTTATAACAGTGACGGCATGTACGGCATGGCAGAATACTTCTATTATGCGGGCTATGGCAACAATCCATCCACGGACAATAAGTTTTTTTCTCAATACATTGACGCCAAAATATCTGGCGGATTTACCCTGGCTGAGTATCAGGCCGCAATCGACGCCGGTCAGGTTGTTATGATCCACGTCGAAGGCCATTCCATGTTCGGCTATGGCTATATCCCAGGAACGAATACAATTTACATCCATGATACCTGGGCCGACGGTGATCACACCATGACCTGGGGGGGATACTATTCCGGACTCCTACATTATGGCGTCACCTGCTTCGAACCTACCGGGGGAGCGGTGCCGCTGCCCGGGGCGGTCCTCCTGATGGGAAGCGGATTATTTCGCCTCTTGATCTGGAGACGCCGCAACTCATAA
- a CDS encoding glutaredoxin family protein: MLNLGRVKRLFMVPLLLLLIAPIPALSTEKTVRLYFFRSSGCPHCDREKVFLHRLEKKYPHLKINSIDITESRANLELLRRVAKHFNMSLGGVPATVVGGEYIQGWQGEATTGAILEAAVQKALDQEITNPLEGFIPSSPVPVEVAAPAPKTLPGTITVPLWGEVQIRQLSLGFLTILFGALDGFNPCAMWVLVLLLGLLLGMENVHRRWILGTVFIAVSALVYFLIMCAWLNLFLFLGLVLWVRIIIALVALGVGYYNLRDYFTNRAGACKVTGGPRRQRLTDRIHEVTRKQSLWLALGGMILLAFAANVIELLCSAGLPVVYLQILSFNALPVWQYYLYIILYILIFMLDDLLVFFGAMITLQITGLSTRYKRWSNLVGSLIMIAIGILLLVKPEALRFG; this comes from the coding sequence ATGTTGAATCTGGGTAGAGTGAAAAGGCTTTTCATGGTCCCGCTGCTGTTGCTTCTGATAGCCCCTATTCCGGCTTTATCCACTGAAAAAACGGTCCGGCTCTATTTCTTCCGGTCTAGCGGCTGTCCTCACTGCGACCGCGAGAAGGTATTCTTACACCGGCTCGAAAAAAAATACCCTCATCTAAAGATTAACTCCATTGATATCACGGAAAGCCGGGCCAATCTGGAGTTGCTCCGCCGGGTGGCCAAACATTTCAATATGAGCCTGGGCGGTGTCCCGGCGACCGTAGTGGGGGGCGAATATATTCAAGGCTGGCAGGGCGAGGCTACTACCGGGGCCATCCTCGAAGCTGCGGTGCAAAAAGCCCTGGATCAAGAAATCACCAATCCCTTGGAGGGATTCATTCCGAGTTCCCCGGTCCCGGTCGAAGTGGCCGCACCGGCGCCGAAAACTCTTCCAGGAACTATTACGGTGCCTTTATGGGGGGAGGTACAGATCAGGCAGCTTTCTCTGGGCTTCCTGACCATCCTGTTTGGAGCCTTGGACGGTTTCAATCCCTGCGCCATGTGGGTTCTGGTATTGTTGCTGGGGCTGCTTCTGGGCATGGAAAACGTCCACCGGCGCTGGATCTTGGGAACTGTGTTCATAGCAGTCTCGGCCCTGGTCTACTTTCTCATTATGTGCGCCTGGCTCAACCTGTTTCTGTTTCTCGGACTGGTTCTGTGGGTCAGGATTATCATTGCCCTGGTGGCCCTGGGCGTGGGGTATTACAATTTACGGGACTATTTCACCAACCGGGCCGGTGCCTGCAAGGTCACCGGGGGACCGCGTCGGCAACGCCTCACTGACAGAATTCATGAGGTCACCCGGAAGCAGAGCCTCTGGCTGGCCTTGGGGGGCATGATCCTGCTGGCCTTTGCCGCGAACGTGATAGAGCTCCTCTGCTCTGCCGGTCTGCCGGTAGTATACCTGCAGATTCTGAGTTTCAATGCCCTGCCGGTATGGCAGTACTACCTGTATATCATCCTGTATATCCTGATTTTTATGCTGGATGACCTGCTGGTTTTCTTCGGCGCCATGATTACTTTGCAGATCACCGGTCTTTCCACGCGATACAAAAGATGGTCCAATCTGGTCGGCAGCCTCATCATGATAGCCATCGGTATCCTGCTGCTGGTCAAACCGGAAGCGCTGAGGTTCGGGTGA
- a CDS encoding MarR family winged helix-turn-helix transcriptional regulator, translating into MNQRYSIEKNTGFIIYRTALALRAALQRALKEQEFDITPEQYGILHLLREEEGLSQKQIGNILFKDKPNISRMLDALEKKSLIRRQAADRRRYSIFLTEEGKKLAEEILPLRLQLEAKAFNGISAGEKEMLESIANKIYGNIS; encoded by the coding sequence ATGAACCAGAGATACAGTATCGAAAAAAATACCGGCTTCATTATCTACCGGACCGCCCTGGCGCTCAGAGCAGCCTTGCAGAGGGCCTTGAAAGAGCAGGAATTTGATATTACCCCGGAGCAATATGGGATTTTGCATCTGCTCCGGGAAGAAGAGGGGCTTTCACAAAAGCAGATCGGCAATATCCTCTTCAAAGACAAACCCAACATTAGCCGGATGTTGGATGCCCTGGAGAAAAAAAGCCTAATCCGGCGCCAGGCGGCCGACCGCAGGAGATATTCCATTTTCCTCACCGAAGAGGGAAAAAAGCTGGCGGAAGAGATCCTTCCTCTCCGACTACAGTTAGAGGCAAAGGCTTTCAATGGTATATCAGCAGGGGAAAAAGAAATGTTGGAAAGCATTGCTAATAAAATCTATGGGAATATCTCATAA
- a CDS encoding (Fe-S)-binding protein, whose amino-acid sequence MMADIDLARHLPEALSIPHACYTCSTCSSRCPVSGVDGLDPRQAIRMIAYGRAQELIDSRFPWICTLCGRCESACPMNVPLLKILRTTRGLRERNKVPGPIHKGVVMDLERGNNLGIPREDFLYLLNDLGYELEDEGLPGFYVPIDREGADFMVTINSKEPFAEPDDLKFWWKIFYAAKESWTVPAVHWEGVNWGLFSGDDESMRELVGRIVANMQRLQIPNLLLPEUGHAYFATRLGLETWFKEEMQHFKIWSVFDVLKHYLESGRIRVDKSRHPELATYHDPCNYGRKSLRAFGHGYFDEPRYILSQCVEHWVEMYPNRVEQFCCGAGGGAWAMPYDKERIYYGRVKAGQIRETGAKLVVTPCHNCRDQIMKSLAKEYDLDIEVKYLWELVADSLIIEPWNEAEIARAHREQELQGKKLYFEPLPPARD is encoded by the coding sequence ATGATGGCCGACATTGACTTGGCCCGGCACCTTCCCGAAGCCCTGAGTATTCCGCACGCCTGCTATACCTGCAGTACCTGTTCCTCCCGTTGCCCGGTCTCCGGCGTCGATGGTCTTGATCCCCGCCAGGCTATCCGGATGATCGCTTATGGCAGGGCACAAGAACTGATTGATTCCCGCTTTCCCTGGATCTGCACCTTATGCGGCCGCTGCGAGTCGGCCTGCCCCATGAACGTCCCCCTCCTAAAAATTTTGCGTACCACCCGCGGCCTGAGGGAGAGGAATAAGGTGCCCGGGCCGATTCACAAGGGTGTGGTCATGGACCTGGAGAGAGGCAACAACCTGGGCATCCCCCGGGAAGACTTCCTCTATCTGCTTAATGACCTGGGTTATGAATTGGAAGATGAGGGCCTGCCCGGTTTTTATGTGCCGATTGACCGGGAAGGGGCCGACTTTATGGTTACCATCAACTCCAAAGAACCCTTCGCCGAGCCTGATGATTTGAAGTTCTGGTGGAAGATTTTCTACGCCGCCAAAGAGAGTTGGACGGTCCCGGCAGTACACTGGGAGGGCGTTAATTGGGGGCTGTTCTCCGGCGACGATGAATCCATGCGGGAGCTGGTAGGACGGATTGTTGCCAACATGCAGCGGCTGCAAATCCCCAATCTACTCTTGCCGGAATGAGGACACGCCTACTTCGCGACCAGGTTGGGTCTCGAGACATGGTTCAAAGAGGAAATGCAGCACTTCAAGATCTGGAGTGTCTTTGACGTGCTCAAACATTATTTGGAGAGCGGTCGCATCCGGGTGGATAAATCCAGACACCCGGAGCTGGCTACCTACCATGATCCGTGCAACTACGGCCGCAAGTCGCTGCGAGCCTTCGGCCACGGTTATTTTGATGAACCTCGCTACATCCTTTCCCAATGTGTGGAGCATTGGGTGGAGATGTATCCCAATCGGGTCGAACAGTTCTGCTGCGGAGCGGGAGGCGGGGCCTGGGCCATGCCCTATGATAAGGAACGCATCTACTACGGCAGGGTTAAAGCCGGCCAGATCAGGGAGACCGGCGCAAAATTGGTGGTCACACCCTGCCACAACTGCCGGGACCAGATTATGAAGAGCCTGGCCAAAGAATATGATCTCGACATTGAAGTTAAGTATCTCTGGGAACTGGTGGCCGACTCGCTGATTATCGAACCCTGGAATGAAGCGGAAATCGCCCGGGCCCACCGGGAGCAGGAGCTCCAGGGAAAGAAACTGTATTTCGAACCACTGCCTCCAGCCAGGGATTAA